A window of Pseudomonas putida genomic DNA:
TCCGGCCGACCAGCGGGTCTACCTGGACATGTCATTCTTCCGCGAAATGGAAACCCGCTTCGCCGCGGCCGGCGACTTTGCCCAGGCCTACGTGATCGCCCATGAAATCGGCCATCACGTGCAGACCCTGCTAGGCGTGTCGGCCAAGGTCGATGCCGCGCGCCGCAGTGGCCAGCGCATGGAAGGCAACAATGGCCTGCTGGTGCGCCAGGAGCTGCAGGCCGACTGCCTGGCCGGGGTATGGGCCTACCAGGCGCAGAAGCGCCTGAACTGGCTGGAGCCAGGTGACGTCGAAGAGGCGCTGAATGCGGCCAATGCCATTGGCGATGACCGCCTGCAGCAGCAAGGCCGCGGGCGCGTGGTACCAGACTCGTTCACCCACGGCACCTCGGCGCAGCGGGTACGCTGGTTCAAGGCCGGGTTTGCCGAAGGTGAGGTAAACCGTTGCGATACTTTCAGTGCGCGCAACCTTTAAATAGCCGCCTCAGCCGGCGCAATCCCTGTGGGAGCGGGCATGCCCGCGAAGAATCCAGCGCGGTGGATGGCACCGGCTCCGCCGGTGTTCGCGGGCACGCCCGCTCGCACAAGGACTGCGCTAGCTTTTAGATTCTCCCTCAATTCTGCTTTTTTGCTGAAAAAGCGTTTCAGCTTCCCCTATCACTGCCGATAACCCCTGCACGAATCAGCAGGCATCCAGAACAACAACGCCTGGCGATCGTCGATCAAGCGAGCGAAAAACTTCTGGAGAGCGTGCATGAACAACTGGTTCGCCAACATCAGCGTCAACCTTAAACTCGGCCTGGGCTTCGGCCTGGTACTGATCCTCACCGGCCTGCTGGCCCTGACCGGCTGGACCAGCCTCGGTAGCCTGATCGACCGCAGTAACTGGATGGGCGATATCGGCCAGCTCAACAAGGACCTGACCGACCTGCGCATTGCGCGCCTGCAGTACATGATCGCCAACGGCGACGATGCCGCCGCCGCCAACACCCAGACCAAGCTGGACGCCTTCAGCAAGCAGCAGGCCTACCTGGCCAGCACCTTCAAGAGCCCGGAAAACATCAAGCTGCTGGGTGAACTGGGCGAGACCATCAGCGCCTACAAGGTGTCGCTGAACAAGATGCGCCAGGGCTACGACGCCACCCGCACCGCGCGCGCGGCCATGGACGGCTCGGCCAGCCAGGCCGACCAGGCCATGGACGCCCTCAGCCAGGAAGTGATGGCACGCCCCGAGGCCGACAGCGTGCGCCTGGCCCAGTACCAGCTGGTCAGCAAGGCCCGCCAGCAACTACTGCAGGTGCGCATCGACGTACGCGGCTACATTGCCGACAACAGCGCCGCCAACGAGCAGGCCGCCCTGCGCCAGCTGGACGGCGCCCTGGCCGAAATCGACAACCTCAAGCGCCAGCTGCCGGCCGAAGACACGCGCCTGCAACAGTTCGAAGGCTCGGTGCTGGCCTACCGTGACGCCGTGCGCCAGTTCCGCGATGCCGTCGCCAATATCAATACTGCGCGCGCCGAAATGACCGTGCAGGGTGCCGATATCGTCAAGCGCAGCGACGCGCTGTACCAGATCCAGCTGCAGCGCCGTGACATCGAGAGCACCCAGGCCCGCAGCCTGCAGACCATCGCCACGCTGCTGGCACTGCTGGTCGGCGTGCTGGCGGCAGTGCTGATCACCCGGCAGATCACCCGCCCGCTGCGCGACACCCTGGCGGCAGTGGAAAAGATCGCCAGCGGCGACCTCACCCAGCACCTGCGCGTCACCCGCCGCGACGAACTGGGCATGCTGCAACAAGGCATCGCCCGCATGGGCTCCACGTTGCGCGAGCTGATCAGCGGCATCCGCGACGGCGTCACCCAGATCGCCAGTGCTGCCGAGGAACTGTCGGCGGTGACCGAGCAGACCAGCGCCGGCGCCAACAGCCAGAAAGTCGAGACCGACCAGGTAGCCACCGCCATGCACGAAATGGCCGCTACCGTTCAGGAAGTGGCGCGCAATGCCGAGCAGGCCTCGCATGCCGCCACCGGTGCCGATGACGAAGCCCGCGCCGGCGACCGCGTGGTAGGCGAAGCCATTGGCCAGATCGAGCGCCTGGCCGAGGACATGCACCGCTCCACCGAGGCCATGAACCTGCTGCAGCAGGAAAGCCAGAAGATCGGCAGCGTGATGGATGTGATCAAGTCGGTGGCTGAACAGACCAACTTGCTGGCACTGAACGCAGCAATCGAGGCGGCGCGTGCCGGCGAGGCCGGTCGTGGCTTTGCCGTGGTTGCCGACGAAGTACGCGGCCTGGCCCAGCGCACACAGAAATCCACCGAGGAGATCGAAGAGCTGATCGCCAGCCTGCAGCACGGGACCCAGCAAGTGGCTGCGGCCATGCACGGCAGCCGTACCCTGACCGACAGCAGCGTCGAGCTGGCGCGCAAGGCCGGGGCTTCGCTGGAAAGCATCACCAGCACAGTGTCGAGCATCCAGTCGATGAACCAGCAGATTGCCGCAGCGGCGGAACAGCAGAGTGCGGTGGCAGAGGAGATCAGCCGCAGCATCCTGAATGTGCGTGATGTGTCGGAACAGACGGCGGCGGCCAGTGACGAGACGGCGGCGTCCAGCGTGGAGCTGGCGCGCCTTGGTGGGCAGCTGCAGACGCTGGTCAGCCAGTTCCGCGTCTGATCCTGGAATCCGGGGCCGCTTTGCGGCCCATCGCCGGCAAGCCAGGCTCCCACAGGGATAGCACAAGCCTCGGGGCTGCGCCGAACCTGTGGGAGCTGGCTTGCCGGCGATAGGGCCGGCACTGACGAACTGCTTACTTGACGATTATCCCCACACCACGCCCACGTGGATCCGAAGCGGTCTCAAGCTTCGTCCCGTCCACCCGGATCGCCTGGATGTCACCCATCTCCCAACCCTGGTCCTCCAGCACATAACCCATCTTCTTCAGTTCATCGGCCACCGGCCCGGTCAGCGGCGCATAGCTGTCGAAGTAGACGGTGTCCTTGGGCAGCAACTGATGATGCACGCGCTGCGCCGCCACTGCCTTGTCCAGCGGCATACCGTAATCGTACAGGTTGTTCATCACCTGGAAGATCGAGGTAAAGATCCGCGAGCCGCCCGGGGTACCTATGACCAGCTCGACCTTGCCATCGCGGGTCATCAGGCTGGGGCTCATGGACGACAACATGCGCTTGCCCGGCGCGATGGCGTTGGCATCGCCACCCACCACGCCAAAGGCATTCGCCGCCCCCGGC
This region includes:
- a CDS encoding neutral zinc metallopeptidase, translating into MDWRKGRRSDNVVDARGEGGGGGMRFGGGKGLGLGAVLLIVGIGWLTGQDPMQILGQLAGQMEQQQQQAPSSVGGKAPPANDQQAEFVASILGDTEDTWKALFAEGGKQYRDPKLVLFSGQVNSACGFASAAVGPFYCPADQRVYLDMSFFREMETRFAAAGDFAQAYVIAHEIGHHVQTLLGVSAKVDAARRSGQRMEGNNGLLVRQELQADCLAGVWAYQAQKRLNWLEPGDVEEALNAANAIGDDRLQQQGRGRVVPDSFTHGTSAQRVRWFKAGFAEGEVNRCDTFSARNL
- a CDS encoding methyl-accepting chemotaxis protein produces the protein MNNWFANISVNLKLGLGFGLVLILTGLLALTGWTSLGSLIDRSNWMGDIGQLNKDLTDLRIARLQYMIANGDDAAAANTQTKLDAFSKQQAYLASTFKSPENIKLLGELGETISAYKVSLNKMRQGYDATRTARAAMDGSASQADQAMDALSQEVMARPEADSVRLAQYQLVSKARQQLLQVRIDVRGYIADNSAANEQAALRQLDGALAEIDNLKRQLPAEDTRLQQFEGSVLAYRDAVRQFRDAVANINTARAEMTVQGADIVKRSDALYQIQLQRRDIESTQARSLQTIATLLALLVGVLAAVLITRQITRPLRDTLAAVEKIASGDLTQHLRVTRRDELGMLQQGIARMGSTLRELISGIRDGVTQIASAAEELSAVTEQTSAGANSQKVETDQVATAMHEMAATVQEVARNAEQASHAATGADDEARAGDRVVGEAIGQIERLAEDMHRSTEAMNLLQQESQKIGSVMDVIKSVAEQTNLLALNAAIEAARAGEAGRGFAVVADEVRGLAQRTQKSTEEIEELIASLQHGTQQVAAAMHGSRTLTDSSVELARKAGASLESITSTVSSIQSMNQQIAAAAEQQSAVAEEISRSILNVRDVSEQTAAASDETAASSVELARLGGQLQTLVSQFRV